The Pedobacter roseus genome contains a region encoding:
- a CDS encoding aldo/keto reductase — protein sequence MQKRKLGNSGLEVSALGFGCMGLNFLDGKGLNNKESIKLLCNAVERGITFFDTAEAYGPYTNEEIVGEALQPYRKDVVIATKFGCKDARPAVGLDSRPETIRAVTEASLKRLKTDYIDLLYQHRVDPNVPIEDVAGTVKDLIKEGKVKYFGLSEASAKTIRKAHSVQPVSALQSEYSLFWRDPEEEIIPTLEELGIGFVPFSPLGKGFLTGIINKKLEDIDRRNIIPRFTEENIKANMVLVDALSEIAQQKNVTTGQLALAWLLAQRPWIAPIPGTTKLHRLEENIGSTNVMLTADELAKIDTTVSGITLVGDRYPEFLEKQIDK from the coding sequence ATGCAAAAAAGAAAATTAGGAAATAGTGGATTGGAGGTTTCCGCATTAGGCTTTGGCTGTATGGGTTTAAACTTTCTGGATGGCAAAGGTCTTAATAACAAAGAGTCCATCAAGTTACTTTGCAATGCAGTTGAAAGAGGTATTACATTTTTTGATACTGCGGAAGCTTACGGACCTTATACCAACGAAGAAATCGTTGGTGAGGCATTACAGCCTTACAGAAAAGATGTAGTGATCGCTACAAAATTTGGTTGTAAAGATGCCAGACCGGCAGTAGGTCTGGACAGCAGACCTGAAACGATCAGAGCAGTAACCGAAGCATCTTTGAAAAGATTAAAAACAGATTACATCGATCTGCTTTATCAGCATAGAGTTGACCCTAATGTTCCGATAGAAGATGTTGCGGGAACAGTAAAAGACCTGATAAAGGAGGGCAAGGTAAAATATTTCGGTCTATCGGAAGCAAGTGCCAAAACGATCCGAAAAGCACATTCAGTTCAACCTGTATCAGCATTACAAAGCGAATATTCTCTGTTCTGGCGAGATCCTGAAGAAGAAATCATACCTACATTAGAAGAATTAGGAATTGGTTTTGTTCCCTTCAGTCCTTTAGGCAAAGGCTTCCTCACAGGCATCATCAACAAAAAACTGGAAGATATCGACCGCAGAAATATTATTCCCCGCTTCACTGAAGAAAATATAAAGGCTAATATGGTTTTGGTTGATGCACTTTCTGAGATTGCCCAACAAAAAAATGTGACGACCGGACAATTGGCATTGGCCTGGCTTTTAGCTCAGAGGCCCTGGATAGCGCCAATCCCTGGCACTACGAAATTGCATCGTTTAGAGGAAAACATTGGCAGTACAAATGTTATGTTGACCGCTGATGAACTTGCAAAAATTGACACCACAGTAAGTGGGATTACACTTGTAGGCGACCGATATCCTGAATTTTTAGAAAAACAGATAGACAAATAA
- a CDS encoding helix-turn-helix domain-containing protein: protein MQQQSNINHIKSISQLARVLRLPAPPHPLITLVDYNHVPIETFPKGQKISLDFYKISFKPTFTGHIKYGQGYYDFEEGGLAFLKPKQIVFSPKETESYEGIALYFHPDFIRTYPLGKTINQYGFFSYDVSEALFLSAKEKEIIANLFATIANELSSNIDHFSQDVLVSQLELLLNYSNRFYNRQFITRKAINHDIITSLDKLLDDYFEEENTLKNGLPSVKYISTELKLSQRYLSDMLSSLTGLNTQQYIQNVIIEKAKEKLSTTNLSVSEIAYELGFEHSQSFSKLFKTKTNVSPLEFRHSFN from the coding sequence ATGCAACAACAATCCAACATCAATCACATTAAAAGTATATCGCAACTTGCTCGGGTATTGAGGCTTCCTGCGCCGCCCCACCCGTTGATTACACTAGTTGATTATAATCATGTTCCGATTGAAACGTTTCCAAAAGGACAAAAAATAAGCCTTGATTTTTACAAAATTTCCTTTAAACCAACATTCACAGGACACATAAAATACGGACAGGGTTACTACGATTTTGAAGAAGGTGGATTAGCGTTTTTGAAGCCAAAACAAATCGTTTTTTCGCCCAAAGAAACAGAAAGCTACGAAGGAATTGCTTTGTATTTTCATCCGGATTTTATCCGGACTTATCCATTGGGAAAAACAATAAATCAATATGGCTTTTTTTCTTATGATGTTTCAGAAGCCTTGTTTTTATCAGCAAAGGAAAAAGAAATTATAGCCAATTTATTTGCTACAATAGCGAATGAATTAAGCAGCAATATTGACCATTTCAGTCAGGATGTTTTGGTGTCACAGCTAGAATTGTTACTGAATTACAGTAATCGTTTTTACAACAGGCAATTCATTACAAGAAAAGCAATTAATCACGATATCATAACATCTTTGGACAAACTTTTAGACGACTATTTCGAAGAAGAGAATACTCTGAAAAACGGCTTACCATCCGTAAAATATATCAGTACAGAATTAAAGCTATCGCAGCGCTATCTGAGTGACATGTTGAGTTCATTGACAGGGTTAAACACGCAACAGTATATTCAGAACGTGATCATAGAAAAAGCCAAAGAAAAATTATCAACTACAAATCTTTCCGTTTCGGAAATTGCTTATGAACTGGGCTTTGAGCATTCACAATCGTTTAGCAAGCTTTTCAAAACCAAGACAAATGTTTCGCCTTTGGAATTCAGACATTCGTTTAATTAA
- a CDS encoding DEAD/DEAH box helicase, whose translation MQISSPSAAQSPAKKLYPYQQLAIETLFEKMQSGTDQLRILYQLPTGGGKTVIFSEIADRFIKKYGKKVIVLTHRQELCRQTSLALKNTGVINKVVGSTVKRIPKKDCYHCYVAMVETLKHRIDDGLIDTKGVGLVIVDEAHHNSFHKLLKKFPGAGVIGVTATPFSADVSRPMKNFYDELVLGEPVSSLIEHGFLAKPKSFGYEVELNTLNRGIHGDFTVSSSDELYSSKVMLDLLVHAYREHSLGKKTLIFNNGIFTSRKVLEVFQEAGYPIRHLDNQTDSAERIEILKWFKKTKGAILTSVSILTTGFDEPSVQSVILNRATTSVTLYHQMIGRGARRLPGKKTFSILDLGNNAERFGEWDAPIDWQHIFENPEIYHHILAKSSDDIHQMPAEMRTRFPNSVGIFFDVLAAYQTAMEKGEKARTVLRSSIRQHALMCADNADTVSMALELSRELDKEIDWRIKQYGKCLGTVTKNYMKWLGSDYRGRLRGLIEKIMSGRAAMRAAV comes from the coding sequence ATGCAGATTTCATCCCCTTCGGCTGCGCAAAGTCCAGCGAAAAAATTATATCCCTATCAGCAGCTTGCTATTGAAACCCTCTTTGAAAAAATGCAAAGTGGGACTGACCAACTGCGTATTCTCTATCAGTTACCTACAGGTGGCGGTAAAACAGTTATTTTTTCCGAAATTGCTGACCGCTTTATCAAAAAATATGGAAAGAAGGTCATCGTTCTTACCCATAGGCAGGAGCTGTGCCGGCAGACTTCGCTGGCGCTTAAAAATACAGGCGTTATTAATAAAGTTGTGGGCAGTACGGTTAAAAGAATTCCTAAAAAAGATTGTTATCACTGTTATGTGGCAATGGTCGAAACCCTTAAGCACAGGATCGATGATGGCCTTATCGATACCAAAGGAGTGGGTCTTGTGATTGTGGATGAAGCCCATCACAATTCTTTTCATAAACTGCTAAAGAAATTTCCCGGTGCCGGCGTAATCGGTGTAACGGCAACCCCCTTTTCGGCAGATGTATCCAGACCCATGAAAAACTTCTATGATGAGCTGGTGCTTGGAGAGCCGGTAAGCTCGCTGATCGAACATGGTTTTTTAGCAAAACCAAAGAGTTTTGGTTATGAAGTGGAACTTAATACCTTAAACAGGGGCATCCATGGCGATTTTACAGTGAGCAGTTCTGATGAGCTTTACTCATCCAAAGTGATGCTCGATCTTCTGGTTCATGCCTATAGGGAACATTCTCTGGGGAAAAAGACATTGATTTTCAATAACGGGATATTTACCTCCCGAAAAGTATTGGAAGTTTTCCAGGAGGCTGGTTATCCCATCCGGCATCTGGATAACCAGACAGACAGTGCGGAAAGAATTGAGATATTAAAGTGGTTTAAAAAAACAAAAGGAGCCATACTTACCTCGGTTTCCATTCTAACGACCGGTTTTGATGAACCATCGGTACAATCGGTTATCCTTAACCGTGCAACAACCTCGGTTACGCTTTACCACCAGATGATCGGCAGGGGAGCAAGGCGTTTGCCCGGTAAAAAAACATTCAGCATTTTAGACCTGGGCAACAATGCAGAAAGGTTTGGAGAATGGGATGCGCCAATAGACTGGCAACATATATTTGAAAACCCTGAAATTTATCACCATATCCTTGCGAAAAGCAGTGATGATATCCATCAGATGCCTGCAGAAATGAGAACCAGGTTTCCCAACAGTGTGGGTATTTTCTTTGATGTGCTTGCAGCTTATCAAACGGCTATGGAGAAAGGAGAAAAAGCAAGAACGGTGCTGCGAAGTTCCATTAGGCAACATGCACTCATGTGTGCCGATAATGCGGACACGGTAAGTATGGCTCTCGAATTATCCCGGGAACTCGATAAAGAGATCGACTGGAGGATCAAACAATATGGCAAATGCCTGGGTACGGTGACCAAAAATTATATGAAGTGGCTGGGGAGCGACTATCGGGGCCGTTTGCGCGGCCTGATCGAAAAAATAATGTCGGGTCGGGCCGCAATGCGTGCAGCAGTATAA
- a CDS encoding DUF3891 family protein has translation MIVNYCNSGWEIITQRGHGLLAIQICARWKISGQPYRWVETLIATTGHDEVFNEFTLCSPKG, from the coding sequence GTGATTGTTAACTATTGCAATAGCGGTTGGGAAATCATCACCCAACGCGGCCATGGGCTTCTGGCCATACAGATCTGTGCAAGATGGAAAATTTCCGGGCAGCCTTACCGATGGGTAGAAACCCTTATTGCCACCACCGGGCATGATGAGGTGTTTAACGAATTTACACTTTGTTCACCCAAAG
- a CDS encoding SDR family oxidoreductase, whose protein sequence is MQNIKGKVVAITGASSGMGKAIAIELAKNGAKVVLGARRTEQLLQIIDEIKSTDGEATCAQIDVKHKADLVRLVNTAVEQYGKLDVIVNNAGVSQLARIDELDIDSWEEMIDINLKGVLYGMAAAIPVFKQQQAGHIVNIISTSGIKIVPMQGVYAGTKNAIRTIAEAFRQESDGNIRITGISPGFVRTDFANNIKNQEMKTAVQQGVEQIAIDPIAIANAVIYAISQPVDVEIGDVVIRPSKQN, encoded by the coding sequence ATGCAAAATATTAAAGGAAAAGTAGTCGCTATTACAGGCGCAAGCAGCGGAATGGGTAAAGCCATTGCAATAGAATTAGCAAAAAATGGTGCAAAGGTTGTCTTAGGTGCAAGGCGTACAGAACAGTTACTGCAAATAATTGACGAAATTAAAAGCACAGATGGTGAAGCCACCTGTGCTCAAATTGATGTAAAGCATAAAGCTGATCTGGTCAGGTTGGTCAATACTGCAGTTGAGCAGTACGGAAAATTAGATGTCATTGTAAACAATGCAGGTGTCAGCCAATTAGCCCGGATTGATGAGTTGGATATTGACAGTTGGGAAGAAATGATCGATATTAACCTCAAAGGAGTTCTGTATGGGATGGCGGCCGCGATTCCTGTTTTCAAACAACAACAGGCGGGACATATTGTCAATATCATCTCAACTTCAGGAATAAAAATTGTCCCGATGCAGGGCGTTTATGCGGGAACTAAAAATGCCATCCGCACTATTGCAGAAGCGTTCCGTCAGGAGTCAGATGGAAATATACGCATTACAGGTATCTCGCCGGGATTTGTGAGAACAGATTTTGCGAATAATATCAAAAACCAGGAAATGAAAACAGCTGTTCAACAGGGAGTGGAACAGATAGCTATAGATCCCATAGCCATTGCCAATGCTGTAATTTATGCAATAAGTCAACCTGTGGATGTTGAAATTGGAGATGTTGTTATTCGCCCGTCAAAACAAAATTGA